One window of Aliarcobacter lanthieri genomic DNA carries:
- a CDS encoding GspE/PulE family protein, producing MSILKVLIDYSIFEKYDRKYFINNLIIPIYEDSISLKFGVCQKSNLSSIKNDFVKVLNFIEIDELEILFVFANLESREKLYKIAQKSIIQNSTEKYTSQFLDELILYSIEQRASDIHIEKFKDLVLFKFRVDGRLKIFFSFEAEFFKIFSSFVKLISNLDITQTRLSLDGRFSRYIDDRKYDFRLSTMPTIDAESIVLRILDNKNIDKNLQTLGLSEDIYNTLLNVLKLTQGLILISGPTGSGKTTTLYSILKELNSDEKKIITVEDPIEYKIDSINQIPINNKIGLSFELVLKNILRQDPDIIFIGEIRDKFSLDIALQASLTGHLVLASIHSSNCLETITRLIDLKADPFLISTTLKVIMAQRLVLTYCKECMAKGCRKCNFTKFYDRSSIAEILKVDEKISSLIFQKASLNEFRDYLKAINFKTMLDDGKEKVGNNFTSLEEVYKVVNF from the coding sequence TTGAGTATCTTAAAAGTTTTAATTGATTACTCTATCTTTGAAAAATATGATAGAAAATATTTTATAAATAATTTGATTATTCCTATTTATGAAGATAGTATTAGTTTAAAATTTGGAGTTTGTCAAAAATCTAATTTATCATCTATAAAAAATGATTTTGTAAAAGTTTTGAATTTTATTGAAATTGATGAATTAGAAATTTTATTTGTTTTCGCAAATTTAGAAAGTAGAGAAAAACTTTATAAAATTGCACAAAAATCAATCATTCAAAATAGTACAGAAAAATATACATCACAATTTTTAGATGAGCTTATTTTGTACTCAATAGAACAAAGAGCCAGTGATATTCATATTGAAAAATTTAAAGATTTAGTATTATTTAAATTTAGAGTTGATGGTAGATTGAAAATATTTTTTAGTTTTGAAGCTGAGTTTTTTAAAATATTTTCATCTTTTGTAAAGCTTATTTCAAATCTTGATATAACACAAACACGTTTATCTCTTGATGGTAGATTCTCACGATATATAGATGATAGAAAGTATGATTTTAGACTTTCAACTATGCCAACAATAGATGCTGAATCAATAGTTTTAAGAATTTTGGATAATAAAAATATAGATAAAAATCTTCAAACTTTAGGCTTAAGTGAAGATATTTATAATACTCTTTTAAATGTACTAAAACTTACACAAGGTTTGATTTTAATATCTGGACCAACAGGAAGTGGAAAAACTACAACCTTATATTCAATTTTAAAAGAGTTAAATAGTGATGAAAAAAAGATAATTACCGTTGAAGACCCAATAGAATATAAAATAGATAGTATAAATCAAATACCTATAAATAATAAAATAGGGCTTAGTTTTGAATTAGTTTTGAAAAATATTTTAAGGCAAGATCCTGATATTATATTTATTGGAGAAATAAGAGATAAGTTTTCACTTGATATTGCATTACAAGCTTCTCTTACAGGACATTTGGTATTAGCTAGTATTCACTCTTCAAATTGTTTGGAAACAATTACCAGATTGATTGATTTAAAGGCAGATCCTTTTTTGATTTCTACAACTTTAAAAGTTATTATGGCACAAAGATTGGTTTTGACTTATTGTAAAGAGTGTATGGCAAAAGGTTGTAGAAAGTGTAATTTTACAAAATTTTATGATAGAAGTTCCATAGCTGAAATTTTAAAAGTTGATGAAAAAATATCATCTTTGATATTTCAAAAAGCAAGTTTAAATGAGTTTAGGGATTATTTAAAAGCTATAAATTTTAAAACAATGCTTGATGATGGAAAAGAAAAAGTTGGAAATAATTTTACAAGTTTAGAAGAAGTTTATAAAGTAGTAAATTTTTAA
- the era gene encoding GTPase Era, producing the protein MTKCGYVSVVGRPNAGKSSLLNWLVGEKIAMVSHKANATRKRSNIIVMHEDDQIIFVDTPGIHETEKLLNQFMLDEALKAMGDCDLILFLAPVTDSLKYYEDFLQKNTKNTKHILLLTKIDFINNDELMVKLKEYEKYQDKYEAMIPISIKRATKKSDILDEVVKYLPVHPYLFDPEIMTTEHLRDIYKEFIRESIFENISDEIPYEADVVVNKVEEKANVDVVKATIIVQKDTQKGMIIGKGATAIKRIGKDARIKIEKLTGKKCFLELFVSVKKNWTKNKEALKSMGYEIEN; encoded by the coding sequence ATGACAAAATGTGGATATGTTTCAGTTGTAGGACGACCAAATGCAGGTAAAAGTTCACTTCTAAATTGGTTAGTTGGTGAAAAAATAGCGATGGTTTCACACAAAGCAAATGCTACAAGAAAAAGATCAAATATTATAGTTATGCACGAAGATGACCAAATTATATTTGTAGATACTCCAGGAATTCACGAAACAGAAAAACTTTTAAATCAGTTTATGTTAGATGAAGCACTAAAAGCTATGGGTGATTGTGATTTAATACTATTTTTAGCTCCTGTTACTGATAGTTTAAAATATTATGAAGATTTTTTACAAAAAAATACAAAAAATACAAAACATATACTACTTTTAACAAAAATAGATTTTATAAACAATGATGAACTTATGGTGAAACTAAAAGAGTATGAAAAATATCAAGATAAATATGAAGCAATGATACCAATATCTATAAAAAGAGCTACAAAAAAATCTGATATTTTAGATGAGGTTGTAAAATATTTACCGGTTCATCCCTATTTATTTGATCCAGAAATTATGACAACAGAACATTTAAGAGATATATATAAAGAGTTTATAAGAGAGTCGATTTTTGAAAATATTAGTGATGAAATACCTTATGAAGCTGATGTTGTAGTAAATAAAGTTGAAGAAAAAGCAAATGTTGATGTTGTAAAAGCAACTATAATTGTTCAAAAAGATACTCAAAAAGGTATGATTATAGGAAAAGGTGCAACTGCAATAAAAAGAATAGGTAAAGATGCTAGAATAAAAATTGAAAAACTTACAGGGAAAAAGTGTTTTTTAGAACTTTTTGTAAGTGTTAAAAAGAATTGGACAAAAAATAAAGAAGCTCTAAAATCTATGGGATATGAAATAGAGAATTAA